A segment of the Gossypium hirsutum isolate 1008001.06 chromosome D10, Gossypium_hirsutum_v2.1, whole genome shotgun sequence genome:
TTTTAAATTTGGAAGAACAACTAGAACAATTAAGCTTATACAAGGAAGAACTCGTTGTCACTCACTTGTTTCGCTTTATCATCTCATCGTAACATTCGCAGTGCATCGTGTGACCGCATTTCATCACAGTCGTATCTTTCAACGAATCGAATAGGTACTGGAGAAACAATACAATCCACTATTAGCGGATACAAATACTTGCTAAATACAATTGAAGGAAGTAGAAAAGATGAACCTCATAACATATGGGGCAATGATGCCGCATCGAGTTCTCCACGCACAAATGATTATCTCGCAACGCAATGGCATAGCAAGACCCTGCCCAGTGGTGTAAGTACGTGTGGTTATTGTGCAAAACAAATAGATGTAGCATTGAATAAAACAGATACTGTAAGCAGGGGATGGAATTCAATGTTTAAACTCCTCAAAACACGGTTGACTGATGTTTTCGGTGAGTTCACATCAAAATAGTATAGTTCTAAATCAAAGCAGAAGAATGTAAACATGGAAATGAAGTCATAAGTATGGCGTACTGAGAACAAGGATGAACAAAAACAAGAACGATTATGAAAGTGCATGACAGCAAAATCCAGAATAGTTCAAAACAACCCAATGAGAAATGCAAATTATTGAATACGActgaatatgaaataaaaaatcagcCACAAATACCATTACAAAGTAAAAGAATGGGATTGAATCTAAGAACTTAGAACCAAGCATGATAAGGTAAGAAATGGGATATAAAGGTGTTAAGTACATACCGCACTTTTTGCAATGAAAAAAGTTATCACGACCTCCGACTCTGTATCAAAAATCATTCGATTAAGTCTCATAGCTTGAATTCAAGCAATCAAGATGAAAATAATAGCCATATATGCTTAAAACTTGGTAAATAACCTGCAGATCCCACAATCATGGCAATGAAAGTGCTCCTTCTCGGTCTGCATCAGATGTAACCGAACAGTAAACATTAATGGAAAGAAATAAACATTATATAGTAAAACACACAAGGATCAAACGCCTATCCATTCCTTATATCTTAAGTACTTACATCATCATCAAAGAACATGCAAATTGCACAGAAATATTCTCCCATGTTGACACCACAATTTGAACAAAGTAGAGCGACCTACGCAACATAAAAAACCAACACCAAAAGTGAAAACATAAACCAAAGAAAAGGGTCCATTTGTGTCTTAAAAGATACAAATCTGAAACACAAACCGGCTGCTCTGTGTCACAAACCGAACAAATAACCTACACAGAAACAAATTGGCACGAAAAGCACATATCATTAACATGATTAACTTGAAAAGAGAAAGAcaataaattgaaagaaaagaaaaacacagCGATTTTCAATTTCGTACTTGTTTAACGTCTTGGCGAACAATCTCGTGCCTGTCCATGGGGTTCTTTAACATGCTCTGAAGAACCAATAAGTGAATCCAAATACAATGAATACGCAGAACAAGAAATTGCATAAACAGTCAGAAACGAGGGAACTTTCAGcttaaaacatagaaaaaaaaaggggggggatGCAGAAAAAATGACGAAAACGAATACCGAAGCCTCATTGTGGCAATGGCGACACCAAAAAACCTCGTTGCAACAGGGAGCTCGAATCTTACATCTCCTCCTATAATGTTGGCATCTATAAAAAGCAAAAACAAACAAACCCAATGAATCATTGATGGAAaagacccaaaaaaaaaaaacaaaaaagggataagaagaaagaagagatacCCATATCCCATCTTCCCAAAATGAAGGCGTTCATTGGCTGAAGAGGCCTCCATCTCCAGGAGAATTGGAAgacaaattttgttcttttcttctcGGATTATCCAGAGGAAACCCAGAAAGAAGAGGGGGTTTCCTGAATTGGAAGATGGGATCTAAATTTTCTTGGATTGTCGTGGATTCttaaatgaagagaaaagaatgcCAACCCCCGCCTTCAAAGGGGCACtcgtttatataaatatataaaaatatatatatttaatataacaaTAGCTATCTTACATTAAAAGGCAATAGTAATTATTGAATAATAGAAATAATGAGATTCTGTTGGGAGAGAGAGACAGAGAAAGGATAAGGTGGGGGGAGTGCCTGCCAGTGATGACTTTAAGAGAAAGGGACCAGTCGCCGCAGTGTCAGCGAATCGTGTTTCAGTCCGTAATTTTTCTTTTGGGGGGCATTTTAACAAACATGTGCAAGCGCTTTTTGTTTCCATTCAACTTGAAGCTGAATCCAAAAATTGTTCTTCCTTCATATCAATTGATTAAACTTAAAACCTGAATTATGGTTTTCCTTATTGCATTATCCAAAGAAAAACATGAATAACAGGTTGAgtatttttcagaaaaaaaaatctagATTCAAAGGTTAGAGATGATATCATTGAGAGGTATGAATAGAAACATAGAGactagaataaaaaatttaaattctactaaattaaaatacattgattacattttcaatttaatttgcgATTTAACTTttcttatttatataatattattactatcattaatctcatattttagtttattaagttaaaaaaaggAATCTTTTAGtgataaattaatgaaaaattaaaaaaaattgataaatataatttccTTTTTAAGTGACAAAAAACTTTTGAGTTTTGGATTTACATTAAAAATTACGTCGCTCGACTAATGaacttttaaatgtatttaaatttaggcataataataattaaatagaataaaCCCTAAAGtaaaattagtttaattcaaattttgtttattttaacaCATTATTTATGAGCGGTAGAGTTCATGTTGATGGTCACAAAAcacaataataattattattacaaattttattatattcgTATGCACGTAGAAACTAATGATGATTTAGAATATAGttgtatgtttaaaaataatatctaataaataatgaaacgtatgatttaaaattaattaattataataacatataaaatatgtacgatattaaaataaaaaaattagattaaattgtgagtaaaataaaaaaaactaaaatgcctttagataatataacttattttaatataaaatgatatttttgtaatttctctaacaGTGTTGGTGCTCGGTTGCCTCATAAGACCAACCCAATACGAGATTTTATTAATATAGTATAGATAAATGATAGAGATAATGAATtgtgtatattaaaataaaaatgtataaaatagatcaaaataaagctttgtttaagtaataaatttaatattttatcaatctAATTAGCGTGGGTTCAAATGCCGATCATATgcattttctttattaaaaataaaaacattaaagtACCATAgaataatataacatattttaattatgaaaaaatatttttgtaattttcttaaCAAGCTTTCCGTAATTTCCCTAATTGAGTTAGTGCCCAatcacttaaataatagtatagatagagACAACGGATGAAGGTAATAAAATGTGCAtgttaaaataacaaaataaagttttggttgagtgataaatttaagATTGTACTAACTCAATCGGTGTGAGTTTAAATATCTTTATATGCATATTTTCATTGATTTTTGTTAAGGAACAATTTTagctaaaaaatattttgttaagtgagCATAAATGAAAATGTGCCTTGCAGCGATGACAAGACATTAGTTTTGCTTGTTTTCCAACTGACTCATCCGTTCAAGGATTCGATCTGTAAGTATCGAAATTGGAATAAAATCagatttaaattgaaaatattatttaattataaaaatatgatatgtaaaagaaaataaataattgtgAAGGATAATTTAGGTGATGTCAGTAGATGGGATCTAGagataaaaaaggaaaaggaaaaagaaaaagaagcaagTTGTGCATGGTATGGAGCGCCAGGTGAATTGGATCTTGGAAAAGAGTTGAGATATATGCATGCCAAACCTCAACTTGCACTTCTCTTATTATTCCTAAAACATCTAAATTATGATTTAATActaattatatttatgtttttccgTGATGGCTTGTTGGGGGATGACATGTCCTACCTTAGGGCTGCAAATTCCTGCAACACAAACCTCAATTTTGAGGAGGTTAATTGAATGGAAAAGTAAGTTAGATTTCGTGGGAAAAGAGGTAAATCAATTGAATCGAGAACTAATTAGGGTATCAGTTTGAAGAAGGACTTTAAGTAGGTTGATTCGAGAATCGGTATAAATTGattgaatcaatttttttatgatttatttaattgaattggataaaTTGATTGAAACAGTTAAACTAATTTAACCGAAAAATTAGTGGCATGACTGATTTAATTACCGATCTAATTTTAAAAACGTTGATAAAAAGTATGAGTTATTAGTAGTAGATGAGTCTTTTATACCTGACATTTAGGATGTTGGATGTGTGGCCATACCATGTTGGTGGTGCATTACCTTGGTTGATTCGCCTAGTGGTTAGTTTACTTGCATTTTAACCCTGCTTTTTTAGGGTCTTTCCTAGTAAAGTTGTCGAGTCTTGATAATTACTTTTATAGCTTAAGTTTTAATTAGATGAATGATGAGAATcattttaataagattaaaactAATAATTATAGTGAGATTAAATTTTATAGCGGTGGAATTAAAATCTATTGAAGGATGTGTTGGGATACAAACGTAATGGTGGAGAGATAAATTATAGTATAAAAAAAGGCTATTGAGAATATTAggttaatatataattatcatatatttgcataaaataaattttttttatataaggcTTAAAATTACTCAGAATCTCTCTCCAGTccttaaataagagaataaacGTGTTGTAACACACTAAACCCtaacaatatttataaaaaaagttatctAGTGGAAAGAATACATCCaatggaaagaaagaaagttacAAGTATAAGAAGTTATACAAGTTACAAGTATAAGAAGTTATAAGAATAGTTATTCAGTCTATTTTCatcacttaattttttatttttttatttagtcattcagttttttaaaattaaagatttcTGTCACTTTTGCCATTAATTTAGTAACAGAAATCTAACATaacctaataataaatttaattcttcaatgtttacacattttgtcaatttgatcttaaatctaaaaaaatcaacaaatttagcccttgatcattttaattctaattttaaaaatcataaaaatatttttatatttaatgtttaattttttataatctatatttaattttttctcatCAACCATGCTCATTTTCTCATCCACCAAACATGtgaaaaacccaaaattaaagctcttttttattcaatctcttttgatttagtcccttttttctTTTGCTACATTATTCGCATCAAATGCCTAATCAAAACTGAGAAAGAAActcaaattaacaaatttataacCCCTAAAAATTGGTTGAGTTGACGACACCAATTCGCCTTACTCTTTGCTATAGAGATAATACTAGTTCCAGTCTCTAGTGTTATCATGTCTTTTATTATTTGTAGCCTAAGCATTGGAAAGAAATTGCATGTCAAGACTATGACATTTGATATTTCCAATTTTATcaattgaataaaagaaagaaaaatgtgaaagatactattgaaatatatttatatttactttttaaaagttttaatttataatttacatttaattttttaaaattttaaggttttaaaatattctttttatatttttttataattaggactaaaatgaaaatctGTTAGTGCCGAATTCTGGTGAGGAAAATCTTGAACATTCGAACGAAACATGAACAATAACTCGAATCattaggacaaggctccaagacgtgtatcaagccactatctttaaagTTGTATTTGCCCTCACCTATACTCGATGTGCAAATAAGGTTCAAGCAAATGAACCTCGAGGAAGCAATGAAGCTCGTTGACTATATGTGTTTTGCACTAACGAAAAATAGTCTACTAAGCACTGAGCAGTAAGaagaaaatcaatttctataaagaatttctaCAGTAATCATTTATAGAACAATATAAGAATAGTAGAAGATGGAGGAAGAATAGAAAGAACTTTTTATTATGTCATCCAAATGAAATCCCGCTCCTGTTTATAGGCATTATCATGTCTGTTCATAGATATATAACTTTCAATAAGTGTCTTTTTATTGATAATCGCACATTTAAAAGAGACATAATTATTCAACTAATATCTCTTAAatagatataaatattaaagtaagaGATCAACTATTCAAGTAACATCTTTTAAATAAACATAACTATTCTAGTAATATTGCtggaatagttataattctttgtaaaaaaaatcaagtgatataactCTTTATATTTAAGAAACATAACTTATTATTATGAATAGTTATAACTCTTGAccaataaccaaaatttaaagcttttgattaattacactctTTCATTTATAATCATTGGAACACAATAAATATTAGAAAATGTTCCAGAAATCttcccccattttcaaaatattttagatttagatCATCTTgaaaatcaatttgcataaatgaattgttttacaattgaaccttcacttagtgaaaacatgttaaaattaattgaaattgcattgtaacgccccaaaattttgagaatttaattatGAGAATCTGTAGTAATTAAGTTTCTATATCTGTGGCTCTGTGTTCTGCTATTATGTTTAAGGTCTGGAGTTTGAATCGCatttttaaaagttttgttattttaaaagcGACCCTTAATCATGCATTAAATAGTCAAGTTCAATTTAGTGTAAATTTATGTTAAGAATGAGCATGTTGGTTCACTGGTTAAGTATCTATATTCCAttaggtcttgtgttcgaatcccaaACTATACGATAGGGAAATATTTTTGCTAAACGCCGAATGACTGGTTGGTGGTTAACTTAAATCATTTTGAATTAATTCTAttgttcttttcctttttaatttctttttctagttcttcgtttttcttttttcttttttatctttttgcTGATTCTGCAttaattgggaattctttcatTGCTTGTTGCGTCGGTTGTGCAATTGTTGTGTAAGTTCCATCGTTATTTCCTTCCGTTTCTGTGAGTTTCATCTTGTTATCGTTTATTCTGTCAAAACAGGGTTTTGTTCGTTTTACTTCAATGCTCTATTTAAACACTCAATTGGTTACTTTTTAGACAATGATCTTATGAAAGACGCTCCTTTGTTGCGTTGGACCGGTTTCCTCTATTATGTGCAAGGTAAGTGTGCGAAATTGAGTTGAGGTTTTGTCGAAACTTTCGACATAATTTTGACGATATGTCGATCTTAGTGATGAATTGAGAATAACAGTGTAATTGATTTTTGGATGGTCGTGTTAGGTTATGGGATCCTCCCATGTTGTTTTTACATCAAAACTACTTCAGGTTCGTATCAAAAACCCTATTTTATACGAATTTTGGTTGCCAGAAAACGTGACTATTGATGCCACATAgtcagggacatgggcgtgtgcctaggtcgtgtggatggttgtgtaactcactgttcaccAATTTGGAGCCACACACACAAGGCACACAAGCATGTGTCCAAGCAGGGTGTGGCCATATTAGTGTAAGGTTTATATTGGCAAGGACACGGGTGggtgtctaggccatgtaactcactatttgtgaCTTAAGACCACACGgccagggacatgggcatgtgcctggGCCGTATGAGTCACACAGGCAAGGACACGAGTgtatgtccaggccgtgtaactcattgtttaCGTTTTACAACCACACGGGTAGAGGATATGGGTAtacgtctaggccgtgtgaggcacacgggcaaggacatgggcgtgtgtccaggcggTGTGGCATATAAATTGGGCCCAAATCCTGGTTTTTGAGGCCGTGAGTGTTGCTCAACTCTATTATTGACCTCCCTAATGTATGAATGATCTGAATTTGATTATACGAGGACTCTCTGATGCTCTGTGACTGAAGTATGAATAACATAACTGTATATGTACtgtgataaaatagagattatttgacatcTATTCATTACAAGTAAGTttgtgatttctaaatattgcaataCTATTATTAAAAGTCATGGTCAAGCcgtctttatataaacatgcaatagaaatcaagtttctttttaaatttggtaCATAGGAAAAGTCtttcaaaataatcttcctaaaagtatcaaaataattATGTACATCTCCCATTACTTCAGTTGCCATAGTTTTCTCATTTTCGGTCTGCAACGATAGgctcttatctctaagatctttcaTCTCCTCGAACCCCTATAGAGAAACACACACATGACTAGTGGCTCTAGAATCAATGACCTAGTGGTGTattgatcttccactaaacaagCTTCTCTCTTAAAGAGTTTCATACCTTTGCCTTCGGTGGCTAGATATTCCTTCAACTTTTTATAGTTCACCTTAAAGTGCCCTTTCTTAATGCAAAAGAAACATTTAGACTTAGATAAATCTTTAGGATTCCTGGTTCTTTTCCTTTCCACTTGTGATGACCCAAAGACTTTAGCCTTAATTTTCTTAGTGCTTATTCCCTTCCTTTTTGAGGAAGAAGTGATAGCTATGTTTGCTTCTTCTTTTCAGACTGGCTGATCGCCATTCAACAttaactcataggattgtaattcctaTATGAGTTGTGTAAGCGTTAGGGTCTTGTTCCCAAGGTTATATGCAACCCAAAAGCTGGAAAAATCTTTGGACAAGGTTTTCAATGCCATCTCAATTTGAGTGGTCTAGTCCAAATTGGCCTAATTATCTGTGGCCTCGGCAAAGTATCCAATAAGAGAAAACATATAGTcacatccttcccttatcattacgaaTACCTGACACTTTAAttttaggatggatttatttatagtgctagtaGCCTCATACTGATGATGTATTTTATCTCATTGAACTCGagacttgacattataccaagcgttgagtcgatTTTCCATCATGGATGACTCTAATTAATGGTCTTGAGTTCTATCCTTCTTGAGGTCTTGTTGACTACATCAAAGATTAATTGTTAGACATAGCTATGTCTTAATCTAATGTGTGTaaactttttattatatatttggctatatgcctttgctagagtagtcTCACTATCACAACatatagaaataggtgaaattggtttAGGCCATTGAGGtatatcataaagcaaatttcttaaccattctgcttctttaaaTGCAACAACTAATGCAATAAATTCAACTGCCATGGTGGAATcactaatacatgtttgtttcttggaaccccaagaaatgactccaCCAAAAATAaagatccatccactagtagaAGTATGATCTTCAAAACTTGTAAACCAACTAGCATTtgatacccttctaaaactgaaGGATATCCACTATAGCAGTACCTATAGTTAATAGTTTTcattaagtacctaagtactctattaaTTGGCAAGCTACTTAGATTACTAGTGTGCCTATTCAATTTCCTAATAACATATGCAATACCtagtcttgtacaagtcattatgttcATAAGACagccaattagacttgcatatttcgattgatcaattttcctaccagtactagatactaattttatttcagaatccatgggtgtagatgttGTTGGAATGCCGATACGCCCCCTCGTGCGGCAAAAGAATAATTCCAGCGATCATAACCCATAAATCCATGTACGAGGAACAAATCCAAGTCACaataaatgtttgaaattatgcCTTCCTAATCTGAGCACAAAAAATAGATTCTAGAAGTCAATGTCTAAAGAAGAAAACAAACCACAACCGTAACATTTATTTTGAGCCTCTAAGGTATCCATCCGATGAAAATGATCTGAAAAACTCCTTTGAACTTTTTAgagaatttttagaaaaatccttgtTTCCAGACTAAGGAACATTTCAAGGTTAAGGATAGAAGGAGAATCGAAACTTTCCTATAGTCAGAAATTCTTATTCAGGAGCCAACTCACGAAGAGTGATTTAAAGTGTTAGAATAAAATTTGATCTTCTTCCCAAAACAATATCAGTTTATTTCCACACTTGAATATATCTTTCGACTAAAATTAATGAAAACCCCTTTTTAATAATTACAACAAAGATCTACCcaattaaaattatatgaaagctatttcatatttattttaattggatTCTCTATATGTACATACATTGTGTGTAATAtttaacttaattgaattaaattaattatgagaacatttctataattaatataattcaagCTTCAAGTTAAATATAACCCCATCCTTCTATATATTCCAATCATTTTAACCATAGAGTGCGACCCTGTAGGATCCTACAACGTTGGCAGTAATAGGAGAACATTTTTAATGTTACAAAAgtgagtgacatctagcaataCATCACAACTACCCAAATTACAAGAACTCATGGTTCGACATAATCTTTTCATAATAATGCCATCTTGTAGTATATCCCTTTGTCCTGGATATCTAGATTGAATATAAGTCATGGAGTAGTCACCTTTGTATCGCCTAATCTCTTGTTTCCTAATTTCccaagtaaattaaaataaacaaataagtgtgatatctcagaTCAACTCATTGGATCACGGCCATGCATTTATAATCTCACACAATCAAAAAGCTTAAGATATTTCTTCCTTTATGTAGGAGAGACAAATTCTATCTTGATCACTCACGTCCCAATACATAAATTGTGACTCACctaacatcagtctttatagtacagCCATTTACAGAAGAAGTTTGACTGTGTCAAAGCATACGACTCACAATGTTGGAAAAATGAtatctcaagtctaaggatcatacGTACAATTTCACTATGAcaaatgttgtgactattacataataatccaaggaACATTCTCATAGCGGGTTAGTCTAGTATATTAATCTCTAACATATAATTATGTGTTGATTTGATATCACATATTTATAACAATACTTGTCATCAATCAAGCACATCATCTTAacttagggttaaggacgacgaccacctgagatctataaataggctcattttgTCACATGTAAAATACACAATTCACTTAGCTTTGGATAACTATTACCCACACAACATCTTTCATCCATTAGAGGGAAGGATTACTTACCTTacgtgaattataaaataaagaaaattacaaCACATGGAAGTAAAAAAGAACTCCTCAAAAACTCTAGCACAAGTCAATAAAACAGGTCATTTGCCTTTATCACTTGGGCTTTcgttaacttcttgagctaaaatataAAGATAGTTAACATATCAGATCATTAATCGATCAAATCTAATCATGCATGCAAGAATCAACAATGCTTAATCCAGAATTAGTAAGTTTCCTTCCTCACACTCTATTCTAACATTTGTGCATGTAGATTAAGAAACAAATAAATGATTTAGAGGGTAACCTAGTTCATTAGTAATTACTAGTGAGCTGGTACTAACATAGACGTTAGCTAAATACCATTGCtatccttatatacttaagcTCGGAGACTAACATTAGTGTAAAAATAAGATAATTCCACTAACTCTCTTGATTCCCGTGATCAAGTGTACTTAacattatttaagtattttaatcTACAGTAGTCTAATTCCGTTCTAAATAAATCCCAACTTAATTAAGCAAATTACCATACTTAAATAATAAACAGTATAAATGGCTGCAAACTTAAAAAGTTCACCTAGAGTATCTGGTTGGGTGGATACTTAACAGAAGAGTCCTCTAAGCCTCAAAAATCGCCAAAACTAAGAGTTAGCTAAATGGcacaatacaaataaatttatactTAGCCAAGACAAACATTTTATTTACTCATATCTATCCTTATTTTACTAACTAAACGCCAAACAGTAACCAGATATAGAGACTTTACCGGgcaggctattacaattctcccccacttagaaaattttgtcctcaaaattcaTACCTGTGAATAGCTGGTAATACTACTATTTCCAAGTAGCCTCGTCTATATTATGATTTCTCTATAATAGTTTCACCAAAGGAATCCtattatttctaagctctttcaCCTCTCTTGCCAATATACGAAATGGCTCTTCATCATAAGATAGATTCAATTCTACCTTGAACTCTTCAATCTGCATAACATGGTTTGGATTTGATCTATATCTTCtcagcatagacacatgaaacacattatgaatctttgacAACTCTAGAGGTAAAGCCAACTtataagctactggtccaacttGCTTTAAGACTTCACATGGCTCTAAAAATCGTGGACTTAACTTTTCTTTCTGTCCAAATCTTATAATCTTATTCCAATAGGAGACTtttaagaacactttatcaccaacttcaaaagaaatctctttcttttcagatcagtaTAGGCTTTTTGATGATCATGGGCAGATTTTAGATGACTATGAAAGACACCGAATTTTTCTTCTGTTTCACGCACTAACTAAGAACCTACTAATTTTCTTTTACGAAGCTCCATCCAACAAGTAAGGTTCAACACCTTCTACTATGCAGAGCTTTAAACAGAGACATTTTTAGACTGGcatgataactattattatacgcaaattcaaccagAGGAAGATATTTTTCCCAATCCAACCCAAAGTTAATTATATAGCTTCTTAACATATCCTCTAGAACTTGAATGACTCTTTTAGACtaaccatctgtctgagggtggAATGCAATACTGAATTGCAACTTAGTTCCCAATAATCCCTGTAA
Coding sequences within it:
- the LOC107913654 gene encoding E3 ubiquitin-protein ligase MIEL1, whose protein sequence is MEASSANERLHFGKMGYGCQHYRRRCKIRAPCCNEVFWCRHCHNEASSMLKNPMDRHEIVRQDVKQVICSVCDTEQPVALLCSNCGVNMGEYFCAICMFFDDDTEKEHFHCHDCGICRVGGRDNFFHCKKCGSCYAIALRDNHLCVENSMRHHCPICYEYLFDSLKDTTVMKCGHTMHCECYDEMIKRNKYCCPICSKSVIDMSRTWKRIDEEIEATVMPEDYRHKKVWILCNDCNDTTEVYFHIIGQKCSHCKSYNTRTIAPPILPH